CAGCGGCTCGACCAGGCGGTCGGCGAGTTCGGGGCGTTCAGCGCCGCGGGCTTCACCGGCGGACAGCGCGACGGCGGCGACGCCTGCATCCAGTGGCCGGGCATCGCGGGCCACCAGCGGCCCGACCAGGTGAGCACGCCGATGCCGGGGGTGCCGGTGCTGGTGCTGTCCGGTGACCTGGACGCCATCACCCCCGACGCCAACGGCAAACAGCTCGCCGCCGAATTCCCGCACGCCACTTTCGTTTCGGTGCCCAACACCGGCCACGTACCGGATCTGGAGCCGACCGGCTGCGTGACCGGGATCGTCGCCGGATTCGTGCGCACCGGCGAGGTGCGGGGCACGGACTGCGTCGCGTCGCTGCCGCCGATCGCCGTGGCATCGGTCACGAACTGACGGGGTGGCCCGCGATGACCGTGCCCGCTACCGACCAGACTGAGGCGGTGACATCAGCGAAAGTGCTCGTGGTCGAGGACGATCCGAATGTGCGCAGCACGCTCGAACAACTGCTGCGATTCGAGGGCTACCGGGTGAGCGTCGCCCGCGACGGCCGCGAAGCCCTCGATCTGCTCGAGCTGGATCGGCCGGACCTGGCGGTGGTGGATGTGGTCATGCCGCGGCTGGACGGGCTGTCGCTGTGCCGGACCCTGCGACGGCGCGGCGACCGGCTGCCCATCCTGGTGCTCACCGCGCGCGGTCAGGTCGGCGATCGGGTCGCCGGGCTCGACGCCGGCGCCGACGACTATCTCGCCAAGCCCTTCGACACCGAGGAGCTGCTGGCCCGGCTGCGGGCGCTGCTGCGGCGCAGCGCCCCCGACGAACCGTCCGTGCTGTCGGTCGCCGACCTGACCCTGAATCCCGCGACCCGGGAGGTCCGGCGCGGCGATCGGCCGCTGGAGCTCACCCGCACCGAGTTCGACGTGCTGGAGCTGCTGCTGCGCAACGCCCCGGTGGTGCTCACCAGAGGTCAGATCTACGAACACATCTGGGGCTTCGACTTCGACACCGAATCGCGTTCGCTGGATGTGTACATCGGGTACCTGCGCCGCAAGACCGAGGAGGGCGGCGAGCCCCGCCTCATCCACACCGTCCGCAATGTCGGTTTCACCGTGAAGGCGGTCTGATGCGCACCCGGCTCACGCTGGTGGCGCTGGCGGCCACGGTGGTGGCCATCCTGATCGCCGTGGTGACGGCTTATCGAAGTGTGTCGCCGCTGGTCATCGATCAGGTCGATCGGGCGCTCGAGGATCGGGCGGCCACCGTGGCGGCGCTGCTGGACGCCGGGGCCACGCCGCCGGTGCGGGCGGATATGACCGAACAGCTGCTGTCACCGGACGGCAGCGTGCGGATGCTGACCCCGGGCCGGGATCCCTTGCCGGTCAACGACTCCGACCGCGCGGTGGCACGCGGGGGGCCGGGCGGCGGCCTCACCGAGGTCACCGTCGGCACGGTCACTTACGGCGTGCTCACCCATCCGCGTCCGGGCGGCGGCGCGCTCATGGTCGGCCAGAACTACACCGAGGTCCTGCGCGTCGACAGCGAATTCCGTTGGCGCACCGCCGCCATCACCGCGGTCGCGGTCCTGGTGGCCGCCCTGATCAGCTGGCTGGCGATCGGCGCGGTGCTGCGTCCCCTGCGCCGCCTGCACGCCGCCACCCAGCGCATCACCTCCACGCGTGATCTGTCCACCGTGCTGCCCGATGCGGGGCGCGACGAAATCGGCGATCTGACACGAGATTTCAATGCCATGCTGGCCGCCTTGCGGCTCTCCCGCGCCCAGCAGCACCGTCTCGTCCAGGACGCCGGTCACGAACTGCGCACTCCCTTGACCTCGGTCCGCGGCAGCGCCGAACTCCTTCAGCGCGCCCAGGGCCGCCTCGAACCGTCCGACGAATCCCAGGTGCTGAGTACCCTCGTGCAGGAAGCCAAGGCCCTCGACGCCCTGGTCGGCGAACTCGTCGAGCTGGCCACCGACCAGTACACCGACGAAACCCCCACCGACACAGCCCTTCCCGACCTCGCCGAAGACTCCGCCCAGCGTTTCCGCCGGCGCACCGGCCGCACGATCACCCTCCATTCCGAAGACCCGACGTCGCTCACCGCCCGCCCACGAGCCCTGTCCCGCTGCATCGACAACCTGCTCGACAACGCCCTCAAATTCAGTCCGTCCGACACCGATGTCGAAATCCGCATCCGGGCAACCGAACTGGCTGTCCTCGACCGCGGCCCCGGCATCGAATCCGCCGACCGGCACGCCGTTTTCGACCGCTTCTACCGCGCGGACCGCACCCGCGCCACCCCCGGCTCCGGCCTCGGCCTGGCCATCGTCCACGACATCGTCACCGCCCACGGCGGCACCGTCTTCGCCGTCGCCCGTCCTGACGGCGGCGCCGAAGTCGGCTTCCGCCTGCCCCGTTGAACTTCCGCCTGCCTCGTCGAATGGGGAAGCCCCGGGGCGTAGCCTGCCCCGGGGCCTCGGTGGCCGCCCAATTGCTGGACGCCGACACGTTTAAGAACTGGCTCGAGTCTCAATATGACGTGACGCTCTACGTTTGAGCT
This sequence is a window from Nocardia yunnanensis. Protein-coding genes within it:
- a CDS encoding HAMP domain-containing sensor histidine kinase, translated to MRTRLTLVALAATVVAILIAVVTAYRSVSPLVIDQVDRALEDRAATVAALLDAGATPPVRADMTEQLLSPDGSVRMLTPGRDPLPVNDSDRAVARGGPGGGLTEVTVGTVTYGVLTHPRPGGGALMVGQNYTEVLRVDSEFRWRTAAITAVAVLVAALISWLAIGAVLRPLRRLHAATQRITSTRDLSTVLPDAGRDEIGDLTRDFNAMLAALRLSRAQQHRLVQDAGHELRTPLTSVRGSAELLQRAQGRLEPSDESQVLSTLVQEAKALDALVGELVELATDQYTDETPTDTALPDLAEDSAQRFRRRTGRTITLHSEDPTSLTARPRALSRCIDNLLDNALKFSPSDTDVEIRIRATELAVLDRGPGIESADRHAVFDRFYRADRTRATPGSGLGLAIVHDIVTAHGGTVFAVARPDGGAEVGFRLPR
- a CDS encoding response regulator transcription factor → MTSAKVLVVEDDPNVRSTLEQLLRFEGYRVSVARDGREALDLLELDRPDLAVVDVVMPRLDGLSLCRTLRRRGDRLPILVLTARGQVGDRVAGLDAGADDYLAKPFDTEELLARLRALLRRSAPDEPSVLSVADLTLNPATREVRRGDRPLELTRTEFDVLELLLRNAPVVLTRGQIYEHIWGFDFDTESRSLDVYIGYLRRKTEEGGEPRLIHTVRNVGFTVKAV